From Desulfuromonadaceae bacterium, the proteins below share one genomic window:
- the cobM gene encoding precorrin-4 C(11)-methyltransferase, which translates to MPAEIIFVGAGPGDPELITVKGLKALQSADIVVYAGSLVSTAHLAELKPGAQAYDSAPLTLDEVLAIMIPAVRAGKMVVRLHTGDPAIYGAIQEQLEVLEQEKIPCRVIPGVTAAFAAAASLRQELTLPEVSQTVILSRREGRTPVPENEKLEKLAAIGGTLCLYLSVGMMEKVVTELLAGGVYTEQTPVAVVSKASWADEQMVEGTLADIAGKVTAAGIKKQALIIVGETLRARKGGVPVKSKLYDAGFSHGYREKK; encoded by the coding sequence ATGCCCGCAGAAATCATTTTCGTCGGCGCCGGTCCCGGCGATCCCGAACTTATCACCGTTAAAGGGCTGAAAGCCCTCCAGTCCGCCGATATCGTCGTTTACGCCGGTTCACTGGTCAGCACCGCGCATCTGGCTGAACTGAAACCCGGCGCGCAGGCCTACGACAGCGCGCCACTGACCCTCGATGAAGTCCTCGCCATCATGATTCCGGCGGTCAGGGCAGGGAAGATGGTGGTGCGCCTGCATACCGGTGACCCGGCGATCTACGGCGCGATTCAGGAGCAGCTCGAGGTACTGGAACAGGAAAAGATTCCCTGTCGGGTGATCCCCGGCGTCACTGCGGCGTTTGCCGCTGCGGCCAGCCTGCGTCAGGAACTGACCCTGCCGGAGGTGTCGCAGACGGTGATCCTTTCGCGCCGCGAAGGGCGCACCCCGGTGCCGGAGAATGAAAAGCTGGAAAAACTCGCGGCGATCGGCGGCACTCTTTGCCTTTATCTCTCCGTTGGGATGATGGAAAAAGTCGTTACAGAGCTTCTCGCTGGAGGTGTTTATACTGAGCAGACGCCGGTTGCGGTCGTTAGTAAGGCAAGCTGGGCGGACGAACAAATGGTCGAGGGAACACTGGCCGATATTGCGGGAAAAGTGACTGCCGCCGGGATCAAGAAACAGGCCTTGATCATCGTGGGAGAAACATTAAGGGCACGAAAAGGGGGCGTGCCGGTCAAATCGAAACTGTACGATGCTGGCTTTAGCCACGGCTATCGAGAGAAGAAGTAG
- the cbiE gene encoding precorrin-6y C5,15-methyltransferase (decarboxylating) subunit CbiE — protein MGRTIHVIGGGVEGQEGFSQRALEIIAQAELMVAGERQLALFPDFSGEKLAIGSNLGEVAEVLKTTAKAAVVIASGDPLFFGIGRYLLRNLSAERLEFISNVSSIQYAFAAIKEPWDDAVFISAHGRGLKEAVDRIVANDKAAVLTDELHTPAVIAAELIDRGRDGYAAWLCENLGRDDERIVATDVKGLLDIQAAPLNVLILIKEYDAEGEASHSALGISDDEFITHKKLITKEEVRAITLAKLRLRHDMVLWDVGAGSGSVSIEADNLLVNGTVMAIERNTEYIAFLKENLKKFNSRNVTLIEGDAPYCFDDLPDPDRVFIGGSGGNLWEILEAVDGRLSSDGRVVVNAVTLDTLTAANEYFENAGYNVEVTAVNIARTKPLTDYKLFEAFNPVYVIVAEKI, from the coding sequence ATGGGACGAACAATTCATGTAATCGGCGGCGGCGTCGAAGGGCAGGAAGGTTTCAGTCAACGGGCGTTAGAAATCATCGCGCAAGCCGAACTGATGGTTGCCGGAGAACGGCAGCTGGCGCTTTTCCCCGACTTCAGCGGGGAGAAGCTGGCAATCGGCAGCAATCTCGGTGAGGTTGCCGAGGTGCTGAAAACGACCGCCAAGGCCGCGGTGGTGATCGCCTCGGGCGATCCGCTCTTCTTCGGCATCGGTCGCTACCTGCTGCGCAACCTGTCGGCAGAGCGACTCGAATTCATCTCCAACGTCTCGTCGATTCAGTACGCCTTTGCTGCGATCAAGGAACCGTGGGATGACGCGGTTTTTATTTCTGCGCACGGGCGCGGACTGAAAGAGGCGGTCGACCGGATCGTCGCCAATGACAAGGCAGCGGTGCTGACCGATGAGCTCCACACCCCGGCGGTGATTGCCGCCGAACTGATCGACCGGGGACGCGACGGGTACGCCGCCTGGCTGTGTGAAAATCTGGGGCGCGACGACGAACGGATTGTCGCCACCGATGTCAAGGGGCTGCTCGATATCCAGGCCGCGCCGCTCAACGTGCTGATTCTGATCAAGGAATACGACGCCGAAGGGGAAGCATCGCATAGTGCGCTGGGAATCAGCGACGATGAATTTATCACCCACAAAAAACTGATCACCAAAGAGGAAGTACGGGCGATTACCCTGGCCAAATTACGTCTGCGTCACGACATGGTGCTGTGGGATGTCGGTGCCGGTTCCGGTTCGGTCAGTATTGAGGCAGACAACCTGCTCGTCAACGGTACGGTGATGGCGATTGAGCGCAACACCGAGTATATCGCCTTTCTCAAGGAGAACCTGAAAAAGTTCAACAGCCGTAACGTCACCCTCATCGAAGGGGACGCACCCTACTGCTTTGATGACCTCCCCGATCCCGACCGGGTCTTTATCGGCGGCTCCGGCGGCAACCTGTGGGAAATCCTGGAAGCGGTCGACGGACGCCTGTCGTCCGACGGGCGCGTGGTCGTCAACGCGGTGACCCTCGACACCCTGACCGCCGCCAACGAGTATTTTGAAAATGCCGGTTACAACGTCGAAGTCACAGCAGTCAATATCGCCCGCACCAAGCCGCTGACCGACTATAAGCTGTTCGAAGCGTTCAATCCCGTTTACGTCATTGTGGCCGAGAAGATTTAA
- the cobI gene encoding precorrin-2 C(20)-methyltransferase — translation MSLNSNRTTTGPRVIAVGVGPGDPELVTLKGARLLGEADVVITPVGDKGDGSIARAIVAGLVDPARQEIVEQVFPMRRDRDGLAEIRRASARMMAAHVAAGRTVAFVTLGDPFLYSTFLYVYHYLREEFPATPVEVVSGVSSIHAAAARADLPLGLADERIAILPATFEDERLRRALADFDTVVLMKVFRVFDQVRELLRELDLLARAVYLKRVGLPDETVVTDLDQVRDDDLDYLSLIIVKK, via the coding sequence ATGAGCTTAAACAGTAACCGGACAACAACCGGTCCACGCGTCATCGCCGTTGGCGTCGGTCCCGGCGACCCGGAACTGGTGACGCTGAAAGGTGCCCGCCTCCTTGGCGAAGCCGATGTCGTGATCACCCCGGTCGGCGACAAGGGGGACGGCTCGATCGCGCGCGCGATTGTCGCCGGTCTGGTCGATCCCGCCCGCCAGGAGATTGTCGAACAGGTCTTCCCAATGCGTCGTGACCGCGACGGTTTGGCGGAAATCCGCCGCGCCTCGGCACGGATGATGGCCGCGCATGTCGCCGCCGGACGCACCGTCGCTTTCGTCACCCTTGGCGACCCGTTCCTCTACAGCACCTTTCTTTATGTCTACCATTATCTGCGCGAAGAGTTCCCCGCCACCCCGGTCGAAGTCGTCTCCGGGGTGTCGTCGATCCATGCCGCCGCGGCCCGCGCCGATCTGCCCCTCGGCCTCGCCGATGAGCGCATCGCGATCCTCCCGGCGACTTTTGAAGATGAGCGTCTGCGCCGCGCCCTGGCCGATTTCGACACCGTGGTGTTGATGAAGGTCTTTCGGGTCTTCGATCAGGTGCGTGAGCTGCTGCGGGAACTCGATCTGCTCGCCAGGGCGGTCTATCTGAAACGGGTCGGTTTGCCGGACGAAACGGTGGTGACCGATCTCGACCAGGTGCGTGATGACGACCTCGACTATTTGTCACTGATTATTGTCAAAAAATAG
- a CDS encoding cobalt-precorrin 5A hydrolase: MKLAIVAITDGGAMLARRLSSGLTDADLYLPERFREDDSSRYFAEPVAHLLPRLFTEYAGLICIMATGIVVRVLAPQLRGKALDPAVVVCDEKGQFAISLLSGHLGGANALAEEIAGLLDGQAVITTATDVNNLPAWDEIARLTGMVVEPLEQIRELNGRLLRGEPIVLVDPRRRIAERYLDLPGITWCDTFMAADAFPGVARVVVTHRLLSQKEQGNNLLLRPRDLIVGIGCNRHTSRVEIAAAVDEELQRARLSLDSVAALATIDAKDDEPGLLDFARQWQLRLEFHSAAALNAVDVPTVPSDYVLAAVGAKGVCEPAALLSAGAGGRIILRKRKNGNVTVAVAEKP; this comes from the coding sequence ATGAAACTCGCGATTGTCGCCATCACCGACGGCGGTGCCATGCTCGCCCGTCGCCTCTCTTCCGGGTTAACTGACGCGGATCTTTACCTCCCCGAACGTTTCCGGGAGGATGATAGCAGCCGATATTTTGCCGAACCCGTGGCACACCTGCTGCCACGACTGTTCACCGAATATGCCGGGCTGATCTGCATCATGGCCACCGGGATCGTAGTGCGGGTGCTGGCGCCGCAGCTGCGCGGCAAGGCGCTCGATCCGGCGGTGGTGGTGTGCGATGAAAAGGGGCAGTTTGCGATCAGTCTTCTTTCCGGCCATCTGGGGGGCGCCAACGCGCTGGCGGAAGAAATCGCCGGGCTGCTGGACGGACAGGCGGTGATTACCACCGCGACCGATGTCAACAACCTTCCCGCCTGGGACGAGATCGCCCGTCTGACCGGGATGGTTGTCGAACCATTGGAACAGATCCGGGAACTCAACGGGAGGTTGCTGCGCGGGGAGCCGATCGTCCTGGTCGATCCCCGGCGGCGAATCGCTGAGCGCTACCTTGATCTGCCGGGAATTACCTGGTGTGACACCTTTATGGCCGCCGATGCGTTTCCCGGCGTCGCCAGGGTTGTGGTTACGCACCGGCTGCTGTCGCAAAAAGAACAGGGAAACAATCTGCTGCTGCGTCCGCGTGATCTGATCGTCGGCATCGGCTGTAATCGCCATACGTCGCGTGTCGAGATCGCGGCGGCGGTCGACGAGGAGTTGCAACGGGCGCGGTTGTCACTGGACAGCGTCGCCGCCCTCGCCACTATCGACGCCAAAGACGACGAACCCGGGCTTCTCGACTTCGCCCGGCAGTGGCAGTTGCGACTGGAATTTCATTCCGCCGCTGCCCTCAATGCGGTTGACGTACCGACGGTTCCCTCTGACTATGTGCTTGCGGCGGTCGGTGCCAAAGGGGTCTGCGAACCGGCGGCGCTGCTGTCCGCCGGAGCGGGGGGCCGGATCATTCTGCGTAAACGGAAGAATGGCAATGTGACGGTGGCGGTTGCCGAGAAACCCTGA